gcctgattggtggagtgctgcagagatggttgtccttctggaaggttctcctatctccacagaggacatctggagctctgtcagagtcaccatcgggttcttggtcacctccccgaccaaggcccttctcccccaatagctcagctctaggaagagtcttggtggttccaaacttcttccgtttaagaattatggaggccactgtgttcttggggaccttcaatgctgcagaatatttttggtacccttccccagatctgtgcctcgacacaatcctgtcttggagcgcaacagacaatttcttcgaccttttgggttctgagaatatacttattcatgtcactgatggAGTGCTGAGGTTTAGAGGGTTTTTACATCAGAAGTGAATGGTTATCTCTAGGAGccagatggctttggaatgtgcTTGGTGGACAGGAGGAAGACACAGGATTGCTATAGGGGAAACGGGTGAACATCTGTGGATTAGGAAAATTAGGGGTTGAGGTCAGTTCAGATCCCCTTAAGGGAGAAATTATGGTTTATTACCCTATTACTTCGTCTTCCTGTCGAACCATAatagatgtaaggattggagagaaggaggagtgcctaaattggagtatatatacttgtgGTGGTGGAAACATGTTTTGTCTGAATGCAGCTATATaaataaacttggttaagctttcataaTGTCCGTTGAGTGTTTTACTCttagaattagaacctaacagacctcatggcttgtttttttctctgacatgcactgtcaactgtgggaccttatatagacaggtgtgtgttacattttgagtctcatagcaagggcctgaatacttatgtaaataaggtagtgtcatatccaagaagactcgaggctgtaatcgctgccaaaggtgcttcaacaaagtaaaggttctgaatacttatgtaaatgtcagatTTCAGATTTTCTTTTATAAATGTGCATAAATTTCAAAAAAGCagtttttgtgtgtagattgaggcaaaatatatattttatccatttgtaacataaaaaaatgtgaacaaagggaaggggtctgaatactttccaaatgcatatGCCATTTAGTAaccgcttttatccaaagtgacttggGGTCAtgcgggaccttacagatgttgtatgtatggcGGACAGAGTTatttcatttgtaaaaaaatatatattctcactttgaagggatactttgggattttctCAATGAGGCCATTATCTACTTCCCCAACTCATGGATACAATTTTTAtgtgtctgtgtccagtatgaaggaagttaaaggtagttttgcgagccaatgctaactagcattagcgcaatgactggaagtctatgggtatcggCTAGCAGACttaatggtatccacaagttcatctgactctgggaaagtagataaagggcctcattgtaaaaatcctgaagtatccctttgacattatggagtattttgtaTAGATCAATGACCGAATCACATCTATTTCAATCCTACTTTGTAATACACTAAACACATGCGTGCACACACGCAATCACATCAAGTGGAGGCAGCTCATTCATTCTAACCAAGAAGACTACCATATAAAGACAAAAAGGCTAGATGTTTCATGCCATGACAACGTCACTACATGTGTCACTCTTGGAATCTATCTAAATTATGCATTATGGAGGATGACGTCTGTACAGTGAACAGATTGGACCACACAGTGTGTTTCCTTACATCAGGGGTGAAGGGGGCCTTCAGCCTGCCAGCCTTCAGCCTTTTAAAGTTGATGGATCGGAAGATGTGGTGGGCCTTCACCTCCGTAGCACCCTCCCCCTGGCAGCCCAGCCTCTCACTGGGCTCTTTGGCCAGCAGCTGGGCGGAGACAAGAGTGAGAGATAGCAGTGTTACTAAGCAACAAAGTAAATATGTTATACTGTTAAACTGATGAATGATTGACTGATCTGCTGTATAGACCCAGTCGGTAATAGAtggttacctaggttaccccattggctcacagcaaaaacttGACCTTTTCAAAGCAATTTtcttgtctgcttgttttagttCATTATAAAACTACATTTAAAGAAAAATGTGTCTAAAGAttcaacattgcctgctccctAGCATTCTCCCTACTTAAAAAACGGTATATTGTACGGCTTCCCTAATGCCCCGTTTCATGACGATGCTAGCAGCCACTTAAGTGAGTGAGTGCTAGTTAGCTACCGACcggaacattaagctagccaagaccaacaacacaaacacacggactatacagctacaagtagtgagtggagttacaaacgggcTGTACTTaacaagttaaatgtcttacctgtgatTAAATGTTTTCCACACACACATAGCTACGTGTAGCCTACCCATCCCCACATTTACCACACCGAATAGCCTcaagccacagggctcttctcgcaGGCTGTATTTCCCTACATGGGAGCATTGCGAACTGTGGGTTGGGATTTTTGACCTGGCTACAtgacttttgtatatatagtttatGTAGAAGAAAAAAACATCATCCTCTGTCAACTAACTTTCACTATTGATTACAGAGTAAACCAAAGGACCAGCTTTGGATAAATGTACACGTCAGGGTTGGAGTTAATTTAATCTTAATTAAATTAATTTAGAAGGTAATGAAATTCAACACAGCAGCTTCTCGGCATATTTTGTTGTTTCTGTATAACATCAACGACGAAGTTGTCTCTTACAATGGGGTTCAATAGGAAAGAATGTTGGTTTTCCCCAATTTATGGGCACGGTCGAGGAGAATTCCTTATTATTATGTGGATACTGACTGGGACTATGTGTTTGGAGTTTTCAAATCATAAAAGACAACCTTTTGTGCTTATATTAGAAGTCATAAAAAAACTGAATAAAAGCGTCCTTCATGCACGTACGTCACGAATGCAAAttctttttttaaacatgacGCTGCCTTCACAAATAAAAGTCAGTACTATAAAGATATATTTTGATATGCAAAGCAAATGCCTGTGCCAACAGACAAAGCATGATCTCATGTTGTTGATAATATGAAGAGGTACTGCAGTCCAGTACCATTTTGCAGAGGGACTTGGTGTCCTCTGAGAACTTGTCTGAGTACTCCTCCTCCACGTCTCTGACCAGCCTCTCCACTTCCTCACGTTTGATCTTCTTCTTGCGCTGCTGGAAGGGAGACTGGCCCTCGATCATCTCATACAGCAGACAGCCCAGCGCCCACCAGTCTGGGCTGAATGTGTAGCGCTCATTCTTAACCACCTCcggagctgacacacacacacattaggatGACAGGCACGCATACATACGTATGCGCACACAGACACATGATTACGAAGCATTTACGTAATACTTATGACTTTATGAATGTCGTTGTTTatttatactaaacaaaaatataaatacaacacgcaacaatttcaaagattttactgagttacagctcatataaggaaatcagtcaatttaaataaattcattaggtcctaatctatggatttcacatgactgggcagggggaCAGTCATGGGTGGGCATAAGAGGGcaaaggcccacccacttggcatcCAGGCCctaccactggggagccaggcccagccaatcagaataagttttccccacaaaagggctttattacagacagaaatactcctcaacaCAACCCCAGCacccctcagacgatcccgcaggtgaagaagccggatgtggagatcaAGGTCTAGCGTGGTTATACGTTGTCTGCGGTTTTGAGACCTGTTGGACGTACTGTGTAAATTCTCTAcgtaaattctctaaaacgagattggaggcagtttatggtagcaacagctctggtggacattcctgcagtcagcatgccaattgcactctacctcaaaatttgagacatctgtggcattgtgttctgtgacaaaactgcacattttagagtgccttttattgtccacagtacaaggtgcatctgtgtaacaATCATGCTGTTTGATAAGCTtcttgattatcttggcaaaggagaaatgctcaataacagggatgtaaagaaatttgcacaacatttgagagaaataatatttttgtgcgtatggaacattttggggattttttatttcagctcatgaaacatgggaccaacactttacatgttgagtttatatttttgttccgtgtatATTGGTACAGTTCATTATACAGTACAGGAACAGTATCTGAAAAAAATATGTTAAATATCTTTTGTTGAATGTACTTACCCATGTACCCAACGGTGCCAACTCGACCCTTGATAGTCTCTCCCTCGGGCACGTGGACAGCCAAGCCCAGGTCTGATATCCGGATATGGCCTAAAGGAACACATCACACACTGTGTTACAGTACACTGCCTAATGCTGGAACAGTTAACCTTATGTCATATGACATGCTATCCCCACAGACGATGCATATCAATGGAGATCCCCGGGTACGGCCAATCACGACAACACAACAAGACACATACAGTATTACATAGCATACCCTTCAATCCGATGTCATTTGACAGGCTATCTCCAGTCTGGAGTCTGGACAAGAGACTATGTATATCAATAGAGGGCTTCCTTTGGTCAAAGCAGATCTCATGAAAGCCACATACTGTGGAAACATTATCTATGTTGTTTTGCTAAAGAGCTCCATTCAGTGGTAGCAGAATTCACTGACAACCTTGAGAAAGCAGGAGCCCTCATCTTGAGACAAGTCTTTTCATAGACAATCTGCTCCCTCTATTGGTGAATAACAGAATGGTAGCCTTGGTTCACACAAGCAGTAAGGTCTGGCTACAGAGAGCTACAGaatgtgtgcaggcttttgttccagcccatcaCAAACACACCGGATCTATTAGTCAATTAATCATCAAGaccttgattagttgaatcaattGTTTTAAAGTAGTGCTCAGCTGGAACAACAAGGTATGCAGGCTATTGTTCCAGGACCATGGTTGGTCTCCAAGACCAGGGTTGGTCCATTAGAATATTTATTTACTTGTATACAAGTGGGCATTCATATTATTGCTATCTCTACTCACCATGGTCGTCCAATAGTATGTTCTCAGGCTTCAGGTCCCTGGAAGAAGAGAGAAATACCAGGAGTTATGAAACTAAGAACTAACTTTTATCGCCTCCAACAGCATTGTGAGCAGCTGAGACAGATTTACAAAACTTTGACaagctctccatccctccttctctttgtttctctctacaTCTTGCTATCtattgttctccctctctccccccctttcttTCAATCTACATCTTGCTAGccatcattctccctctctccatttctctttctcccttttgAAAACATGaagcgctctctctctttctctccatccgcCCTTGTAAGCTGATACTTGTGTAAACACTAAATATGCTCCATAAAGTTCCTGCAGCCTTGTAAGCAGAAAGCTGAGTACCCGCTAAACCATTCCCTTAGAacagccttgtgtgtgtgtgtgtatgcatatgtgcctgtgtgtgtgtgagactgtgtgtgcaGCCTCACCTGTAGACGATCCTCTCTCTGTGCAGGTCCTCCAGGCCACAGGCTAGCTCGGCAGAGTAGAACACAGCCCTCTTCTCCTCAAAGCCGGCGTCTCCCATGTGGTAGATGTGGAACTTCAGGTCTCCCCCGTTCATCAGGGTGAGCACCAGACACAGAGCGTCCTTCGTCTCATAGGCGTACGCTAGACTCACCTCCATGAGAGACAGACAACacggtcatattcattaggcaccaaacaaaagaaaacagacttaaacagggagggactacctgaacttgtccaataagcgCTTGTTTTCGCTACATTCTGTtatggtgtgccctaatgaatacccTGGGTTTAGAGACCAGTTCGAAGCTATGAGTTAAGAAAAGGAGAGGAGTGTATGTGGGAAACAGAATGAACATCTAAGCCCACGTTTGGCCAGAACATTGGATCACCGACTGATGGATGTCCAAATAAAATAAGTCTAAAATGGGTTGTGTGGGGTGGGTcatttgaaatgaaaacaaaccCCACTGAACCAAACCCTGATGTTATCTTTTAATTACTAGtgttgtttttattattattacgagctatcacacagtcgtctggaagaGCCATCTAGACTCAACTGGTCAAAAGTGTTTATGTTGCGGTCAACAGTTGAATTCGATGAGTTCAGACATCTTGACATCTTTGGTCGAAATATGAGTAAGTGGTGCAGCATaatatatgaatgtagatcatgTACTGTATACATTAAATATATTACATATACGGTACATACAGATAGGATTTTtagcccaattttttttttaattcaaacTTATGGGCGAGTCAAAATCTATTTTGTTCAACTTttctctaaataagctttgttgGACAATTTAAGGtcaatacactgcatttcaaacagttaGGAATAACATAATGTAATCTAAATCGGGGCTTGAAaaattatacctaggctaaatataagccttccacaaaCACAAGACCTACTAATAATTACATTATATTatgaaaatatactgaacaaaaatataaaagcaacatgtaaagtgttggtcccatgctttatgagctgaaataaaagatccctgaaattttccatccacacaaaaagcttatttctctcaaattttgtgcaaaaatgtgtttacatccctgttagtgagcatttctcttttgccaagataatccatccacctggcaggtgtggcatttcaagaagttgattaaacagcatgatcattacacaggtgcaccttgtgatggggacaataaaatgccactctaaaatgtgcagttgtgtcacagaacacaatgccacagatgtctcgcaggaatgtccaccagagttgttgcctgagaatttaatgttaatttctctaccataagccgccaccaatgtcattttagagaattttgcagtacgtctaacaggcctcacaaccacaCACCATGTTTTACCATGCCAGCCCATGATATCCATATcatgcttcttcacctgcgggatcgtcagaccagccacctggacaactgatgaaactgaggagtatttctgtctgtaataaagcccttttgtggggaaaaactaattatgATTGGCTGAGCCTGAGTGGGTATGGGTATATTCTTGTTCCGTATAGTTTAACATGCTtttttttgcaataatcactgatctggctttcatgTCTGTCGATGATCATGCCctttttgttacaaatttaaccagaaccatgcacaTCCACCAATAATGACCAACTActtgtagcaggcattatagaaaatgAACACAGATCTCAAACAATCtctagtgagtagccagctaatctttgTATTTCAAGtctagccaacttggatctatatgcttgctaacaaggtagaacagcTGAACTATTATGAACACACGCTCCTGTccatctccaactgtttgaacaacaGCCTGTTCACTTTGtttagatgttgaaatcaagtggccaaCCTGGATAAGATGCTTACTTCTCAGAATGAGAacagttgccaattccttatataaatgCTTATTTTTATGatcattgcacatttataaaacacagactagagaGCTAGCACATAATAGTATGTAGCTAAAATGCTGCTTACGGTACTGCAAAAactgagcattcattttccaCAATCATGTTCATTGATAACTCCCGTTTTAGTAGGGTCTACTCTATTCTACATTTTGGaagttgagacataaaaagggtatcGTTAGAAGGGGACAttgaccaaacctcaaatgcaaatagcgagttgaaactGTTTGCTGTCAGACAGGAAGAAGTGATCTTTTATCTTTGTTGCTGTGAGTGGCAAGGGGctgggcttggtgtctgtgtgcgagtgggaaggtgcacagtgcacacagcacagaaggagtgaaggagacgAGACCAAATAAAAACCTAGAGACTTGCGATAAAGGCATTTGGAACATTGCGCTAAAACATATATTCAAATTAATTTGATATCGCACAACCCTACATACAGTGCATATCTTATACCGCCTACCATTTGTCACGTATGTAAGTAGGTAGCTCGAATACTTACTACAAACCTACTGTTGACTTTCTCTAAAATCTGCTTCTCGTTCAAGGCCATggactctcctttcctcttcttaATCCTCTTCTTCTCCAACTTCTTACACGCGTACATCTTTCCTGTGGCTCGCACCTGGCAAGCACACACCTGACGAGAGAagtggatgagagagggagagggagaggaggaaggtggGGGGGTCAAGAGAAAAGTGATGAACACCCCATTGCAATGTCTACTCTTTGACCCAGTAAATACAATGTAATGGTGGCATGACCCATTTCACACCACAAGATGACACCAGTTAAATGGCAgttatttcccaaacacacagTTTATAATTGTATAGGCCCATCAAATTACATCCAGACAGATCCTTGTTGGACCTTGTTGATCATTTACAAGTTGATGAAGAGACTAACTTTATTTCTCATTATCCACTTCTAAAATCTCATTCTAAATGAAAGGATGCTTTagttagagagaaacagagagagtccTTACCTCACCAAAGCCTCCCTTTCCTAATACCCTGTACTGTCGGAATGTGTTCTTGGTGACTGGCTGCCTATGACACAGAGAAGAGGGTCAATACAATAGAAAACAACACAACTTTATTGTCCAATGTGGGGCAAATTTGCTCAACTTCATGgacatacactgactgtacagcAGCAACGCACAGGAACATACACATCTGACTTTGTAAGTAAACGGCTTGACCATTACACTTTAACAATGTTCTTGCTTTAAAAATACTATTCTGTCAAATGTTCTGTTTTATCTTGTAAAGAAAGACTTGAGTTTGGCCCAGCACCAAAGACAAGATGAGACAACTTTCTTAAGGCCTTTAACAAGTGTTGGCATATTTACTGTGAGTCaaaggatgcgtcccaaatggcactctattccctacatagtgcactacttttgaccagaactctatgggacctggtcaaaagtagtgc
The sequence above is a segment of the Salvelinus alpinus chromosome 1, SLU_Salpinus.1, whole genome shotgun sequence genome. Coding sequences within it:
- the LOC139531986 gene encoding G protein-coupled receptor kinase 6-like, coding for MELENIVANTVLLKAREGGGGNRKGKSKKWKQMLQFPHISLCEELRQTTEKYYNSLCERQPIGRMLFRQFCETRVELRHCVKFLDTVAEYEVSPDEKRRECAQELLDKYFSPKSEDHVPELGEEMMGQFTERLEQEQEPCKELFNECTKLIHDYLSVAPFADYLDSMYYNRFLQWKWLERQPVTKNTFRQYRVLGKGGFGEVCACQVRATGKMYACKKLEKKRIKKRKGESMALNEKQILEKVNSRFVVSLAYAYETKDALCLVLTLMNGGDLKFHIYHMGDAGFEEKRAVFYSAELACGLEDLHRERIVYRDLKPENILLDDHGHIRISDLGLAVHVPEGETIKGRVGTVGYMAPEVVKNERYTFSPDWWALGCLLYEMIEGQSPFQQRKKKIKREEVERLVRDVEEEYSDKFSEDTKSLCKMLLAKEPSERLGCQGEGATEVKAHHIFRSINFKRLKAGRLKAPFTPDPQAIYCKDVLDIEQFSTVKGVELEPKDDSFYCKVSTGSVSIPWQMEMIESECFQELNVFHTDGTVPPDLDWRGQPSPPPKQGLLQRLFGRQDCCGNCSDSDEEPTRL